The Methanothermobacter sp. genomic sequence AGCGATTAGGAGCAGAAAAAAGTATTCCCTCATATCAACCCCCTTTATCCACATAGTTAACTATCTATCCCATTATGGATATAGTTAGAGTGGGTGTTATTGATGGGGAGCTATTCGCATATGAGAGTACGAAGAGGGTATGGTTAGAGTGTGGTGTTAGTTATGCTCATGTTAACGTCGAATACCGTTGAGGGTAAGGTGATAGGCAGGTACCATGGTATCGTGACCGGGGATGCGCTCATAGGGGCCAACATATACAAGGACCTCTTTTCGGGTGTGAGGGACGTTGTTGGTGGCAGGACATCGGCCTATGAGAGGGAACTTGCAAGGGCAAGGGAACTGGCCCTGTCCTCCATGAGGGAGGCCGCCGGCAAGCTGGGAGCTGACGCAATTATAGGGGTGAGGATTGACTACCATAACCTTGGGGGTACAATGGGGAACACGATCCTCGTATCCGCCACCGGGACAGCGGTGTCCCTTGAGGAGTGAACCGGGATGTTGTCCCTGGGAAGGTACAGGTGGGCC encodes the following:
- a CDS encoding YbjQ family protein; its protein translation is MLMLTSNTVEGKVIGRYHGIVTGDALIGANIYKDLFSGVRDVVGGRTSAYERELARARELALSSMREAAGKLGADAIIGVRIDYHNLGGTMGNTILVSATGTAVSLEE